One genomic segment of Kiritimatiella glycovorans includes these proteins:
- a CDS encoding class I SAM-dependent methyltransferase, whose product MNEDDILFLKPVELEISSLSFDGYVLDIGGGGEGVIGRLEGSQVVSIDRRRDELEEAPEGPLKIVMDARQLQFLDDTFAAATAFFSLMYFDHSVDLEAALAEIYRVLKPGGLFRIWDVDTSALPRTKKPLFAVRLKYIVKGIASATSYGRPWPTQTRDRSYYRDCARAAGFIHVDTEIIEYTFCSTFRKREP is encoded by the coding sequence ATGAACGAAGATGATATACTGTTCCTGAAGCCGGTAGAACTTGAGATATCATCGCTATCCTTCGATGGGTATGTCCTCGATATTGGCGGAGGTGGTGAAGGCGTAATCGGACGGCTGGAGGGCTCTCAAGTTGTCTCAATTGACCGCCGACGGGACGAGCTCGAGGAAGCACCCGAAGGCCCGCTGAAGATCGTAATGGACGCGAGACAGTTGCAGTTTCTTGACGACACGTTCGCCGCGGCAACGGCATTCTTCTCCCTGATGTATTTTGATCACAGCGTCGATCTTGAAGCAGCTCTTGCCGAGATATACAGGGTGCTGAAACCTGGAGGGCTCTTCCGTATCTGGGACGTCGATACTTCTGCCCTGCCAAGGACGAAGAAGCCGTTGTTTGCGGTCCGCCTTAAATACATCGTAAAGGGGATCGCCTCTGCGACCTCCTATGGTCGACCATGGCCCACACAGACGAGAGACCGGAGTTACTATCGTGACTGCGCAAGAGCAGCGGGGTTCATCCACGTCGATACGGAGATTATCGAGTACACATTCTGTTCAACCTTCAGAAAACGCGAACCATAG